The genomic interval ttaaatttttttttgtttctcgCGTTTTTAGTTTAATAATTGTTTcaatttttgctattttacATGAAATATTTCTCCTATATGTATTTTCTGTTATGATGTAAATCAAATGAATAAagcaattaatttttaaggacatatatattaacatttttacgCACTAAGAGTAAAAGAGAGAAAATACACTGGACGAAACAGGTAGACAGTTAATAAGTTGTTACTGCAGTTGCTGCTTAGAAACAATTTTAAgggtataaaataaaaaatatatatatgtatataaaatatgaaaacagCGCATGCTTGATTGTTTAGGTGGTGCAGGGCGCTTGTGTGTGGGTATATaccatgtacatatgtaaatgcatatatatgcaaatttatacatacatacataaatgcatacaaatgtaaaaacatacctgaatacatacatacctAAATGCGTACAAATGTAAGTACATACGtgaatacatgcatacataaatacgtacTTATGCAAATACATGCAAATGTATAtgcttacatatatgtgagttttttttttttttttttttttgtgctgcagtaatttaaaaatgcttttattttttcagtttttttttcattttccattttcttACCTTTTCAATTctccattatttttattttttaaaaggtaaCTTCTTcattactaattttttatgtagtCCTTAATTTTCTCTCAGTTTAGCTTTATTTGAAACGCTGCGTTGCtgatatttgtatatatacatatactctcatatatatatgcatacatacatatgaattcatctatatacatatgcatacatatacattacatGCTTATGTGTGAACGTTTACTTATCGATAAATGCAATAGCGGCGATAGCTAAAATGGGTGAAGAAAACTATTCAGCAGAAAGTAGCAGTCCAAAAAACCTATATTTTGAAGAAGTTGAAAGTGAAATAAGAGAATTTAAAGTAAAGCAAAATGATACTTTTAACTTTTACCTGGACAGTATAGATAAACTCTTAGAAAAAGTTCAAAGGGCAAAAAGGGATGTAGAAgaaagaataaagaaaaaggaaaatatgaaaagcGAACGCGAAAGTTTAAGtgataataatagcagtggtaataataataaaaggaataataataatagttgtgataataataacaatagggataataataataatagtggtAATAATGCAGCAGTTAAAAGCATCATTTCTAGTCATAGAGATGTCAAAAGTAATTACGATGTAAAAGAACTAGTGAAAGATGtgaaagaattaaaattgacagaaaaagtaaatgaagaaaataaaaagttttacaACATTTTACTGTTATCATATAGAGGAATAATATCTTTAATTAAACAGGAGACACCtgaaattttcaaaaatatttatataaaaaaggatgtTATTCTTAGATTAATTCTATTGCATTTTTTGCAAAAGGGGGATTTctttatgtattatgtattgAATAaggaaattgaaaaaaagaaagaaaaaagaataaagaaaaatggtATAAATATGACAAATGAGCCAAATGATAATTCAACATTGAATTCTTATAATGCAAAGGTAAAGGATGGGATTGTTCCCATTttaggaaataaaaatgagcAAAATGTATTTGATAAAGATAGGGAGACATTTAGTAAGTCTAAATTGTTAGGTAAGCTTACGTTTATTCGTAATATTTGCCCATTATCTTGTggaggaaaaaaggaaaaaatgaaacaggTACCCCTTTTAAAAGGAATAGAATTATATACTGACAGGAACTGCTCTAAGAATGATGCTTTAGAATGGAATCATTCTGAAAGTGTAAATGATGACAATAGTAAATATTACAGTAATAACATTTTAGGAGACCACCataattataaacatattaagGATGAAATATCCTTTTATGATATTAGAAATGATGAAGTAATGGGTAATCCTAGTAAAGACaggtattataataatggcaAATATTCTATCCTTcttaataacataaaaatagataaagttaaaaattacaaaggCAAGTTATTtcatgaattaaaaaaagaatacataAGCAAAATAAGCTTTGAGAATAATTCTGAACAAATAGATATCAAACATACATTAATTGAGAAGGAAGTATTTGAGGGTTATAGAAAGCTACAtaccattttatataatttaaaaaattttgaagtaGTTACATGTATTGATTGGTACAATAATTGCAGTGAATCGACTAAGAAGAAATATTCCAagctaatatatttattacattgtattaaatatttaatatattcaaaagaaaataaagaaaaagctTTAACGTGCTTAAGGGATCTTATGATGAACTATAATGAAAACAGATCGCATATATCAAGATTAAGtacttttatatgtataggtgttgataatttcttttttaaagaCATGTTTTCAAATGTTCACTCAAAggtttttaattattttaaacgAGCATTTAATGAAGAaggaataattattaatgtaAAGGGGAAAGACAAATTGAACACAAAGGGAAAAAGAAATGGAGGAAAGAAGGGGATAAGATCGATCAATAAGGATgggagtaaaaaaaatgttcgaAAAATTTTAGCAAGcaattttatagaaaaagtaaaaaacagAGGGAAACACAATACCTcaaaaaaggaggaaaaagGTGAAAGTTATGAATATAGCGAGGATGATGATGAGCTTCATGTCGATAGCATAGATAGCAGTGTATATGATAGCGAAGAGGACGAAGAGAGCAGCTCCATCGTGGACTATGTAACAAAGGAAGCCATAGAAAGTAGAGATGGACATACttcaagaaaaaagaaaaaaggaaaaaaaaaagaaatgacaaaattaaataagaaaaggaaagaaagGAAGAAGAGTATAAAGGTGAATGAACAAATtttagaaagaaaaataaaaaaaaacaaggaaaagataatgaaaagaaataaacaaaaggaacaaaatataaattcttcATATAAGATATGTCAAAAAGAATATGCGTTAAATATCAAAATGGGTCGTAATAAGGGACCTTTAATacataacaatatatataaggaaaaGCACGCACATATTGTGACAGGTGGTTTGAATAACAGTCAAGTTGAACTAGAGGTGGAAAATAATTCCCGTCCGTTaagtgaaaaatatatagaaaacaatatttatgaattattaaaagaagaaaataggAAACGAAACCCATTCTACTATGATGCGTCCAATGATTATTACACAAGTAACAAAAATTTGATTCTACCAAAAGTGAAATTGAGTAATAGTAAGAAAAATCAGGACAAGAAAAGAAGTGATGGAAAGGAGGAAAATGAAGtgaaagaagaagaagaagaggagGAGGAAGAAGTGGAGAAACTGAAAAAAGGTTGGTAtagttacatttttaattgtgCAAAGGACGTTTTTTCAGAAGTACATTCTCGAAATGATAAGGAGCATGTTATAAACAGTAACTGTAAATTTGATAGTAATGTAGATAGATATTATAATGATATTGAtgtgaatgaaaaaaaggaatcagaaggtatatatttgtatgagTTAAGTGAAAATGAATTATCtcaaatatatcaaaatgaTAACTCGTATAAAActtataaaaagttaaataagGCAACACagttttatgataataaggatacaaaaattttaagtaattctattcaaaatttaaattgtggttatcataaaaattgcataaatataaacacgAATAATTTTACTAATTGGTTCTCCTCCTATTATGTTAACCATCATAATGGAAGCAATACATATTGTAGCagcaataattttttcagtAATGTAAATAACGACAGAAACAACAAAACATATAGTAATATTCAATGGTTGAACTCATATAACATGTTGAATGAATCCTGTTTCGTAAGG from Plasmodium brasilianum strain Bolivian I chromosome 2, whole genome shotgun sequence carries:
- a CDS encoding RING zinc finger protein, whose protein sequence is MGEENYSAESSSPKNLYFEEVESEIREFKVKQNDTFNFYLDSIDKLLEKVQRAKRDVEERIKKKENMKSERESLSDNNSSGNNNKRNNNNSCDNNNNRDNNNNSGNNAAVKSIISSHRDVKSNYDVKELVKDVKELKLTEKVNEENKKFYNILLLSYRGIISLIKQETPEIFKNIYIKKDVILRLILLHFLQKGDFFMYYVLNKEIEKKKEKRIKKNGINMTNEPNDNSTLNSYNAKVKDGIVPILGNKNEQNVFDKDRETFSKSKLLGKLTFIRNICPLSCGGKKEKMKQVPLLKGIELYTDRNCSKNDALEWNHSESVNDDNSKYYSNNILGDHHNYKHIKDEISFYDIRNDEVMGNPSKDRYYNNGKYSILLNNIKIDKVKNYKGKLFHELKKEYISKISFENNSEQIDIKHTLIEKEVFEGYRKLHTILYNLKNFEVVTCIDWYNNCSESTKKKYSKLIYLLHCIKYLIYSKENKEKALTCLRDLMMNYNENRSHISRLSTFICIGVDNFFFKDMFSNVHSKVFNYFKRAFNEEGIIINVKGKDKLNTKGKRNGGKKGIRSINKDGSKKNVRKILASNFIEKVKNRGKHNTSKKEEKGESYEYSEDDDELHVDSIDSSVYDSEEDEESSSIVDYVTKEAIESRDGHTSRKKKKGKKKEMTKLNKKRKERKKSIKVNEQILERKIKKNKEKIMKRNKQKEQNINSSYKICQKEYALNIKMGRNKGPLIHNNIYKEKHAHIVTGGLNNSQVELEVENNSRPLSEKYIENNIYELLKEENRKRNPFYYDASNDYYTSNKNLILPKVKLSNSKKNQDKKRSDGKEENEVKEEEEEEEEEVEKLKKGWYSYIFNCAKDVFSEVHSRNDKEHVINSNCKFDSNVDRYYNDIDVNEKKESEGIYLYELSENELSQIYQNDNSYKTYKKLNKATQFYDNKDTKILSNSIQNLNCGYHKNCININTNNFTNWFSSYYVNHHNGSNTYCSSNNFFSNVNNDRNNKTYSNIQWLNSYNMLNESCFVRRPNILKRKFAKCKFLNRLCKNDKINEKKKKIDTTLLSNEIGSNKLLPYEEKKTNEESEYKKEIDSSSTSCGLNKGNKIIKLKRKTEVGGDHINSSSISNKIKKIEEEYAQFKENTEYENAQWYSSSYSNTSLSSGHTFYSSSGDDINFSSSSNSDDNKKEDINKVKEEVDLIKEDFLKKNAMIALLNTNNIQAYNRAILAAKNTRLTKTSIDVSRILLTHALTNREIYTLHNSLSNNKSNAEFRRICLKWKANKVKRRNRLRKREKNNETSGEINKKKERRKEKNKEKHDKKKKNEERAQEDNEKDNNRDNSNSNNNNAKRSDEVNSKKNKKGSPAQSKIKIKCVNKKKGNPPESSVKSSSTSALGNFDVNDVITLTKECLLLKKENEKKNEDEKVKIEKCSKREEINEELVEKRKCNQESAKEEKKENPAERVKEINEGIGKQEVDKNKNTMDSGNNDGGVAGNANSIEKLDILNKKDNKIFLCEEIRVKEKDIERVPIEEETNERDKKSENNKMSVDENYINKSIEEINEKGEREGRNKMEKVNEENAQIEKKNIEIDEQNEWGKKTCVEDEIKGDKDHLLATNKKEMDGGNKEKRKIKENIEAKIKKEKKAVFLGTYKKNFKKRRYYSNFLLDEQTETKMKRNKNEASDNKSNKNKKETCKLRRRTKHAIIGKTDHERKNCGSSSSGEFKKKKKGNEKEKKKKKNNMKNDEKNSKPNKSKGAGKENNNGNLKDRKFKKGKEKKNCKEKKVYIHLESPLSILVCGGLISSKKLIEAQAILKENNKRLQEAKNSSSSNNANAKGTHNSIDKLAKEQNNKKKKESSSLFSNSLAVEVDLSGCFFFHSSFTCPISRDKSSKDNPPYLLTCGHAICKSCVDKIHAQRSRQFKCPMCPQYLHLLEIIPLYFN